In Rhodospirillum rubrum ATCC 11170, a genomic segment contains:
- a CDS encoding lysophospholipid acyltransferase family protein yields MALARSVLFNIFYLGWTITMGVLFVPVLAFRAHAVRAVARFWLKGFVLGARVLLGLKLEIRGRENLPTGPAIIASKHQSAFETFVFHQLVEDPIYVLKKELVTIPFVGWYMARSGQVSVDRKAGAGAMKAMIRDVRTALNKGGTIIIFPEGTRTLPGDCPPYQPGVAALYTQMGVPVVPVALNSGLFWSRNSFMKRSGTVVLEILPPIPPGLDRKVFMTQLRERIETASAALAGLPAPSLTLAAPADPAPSLGA; encoded by the coding sequence ATGGCCCTAGCGCGCTCCGTTCTTTTCAATATTTTCTATCTCGGCTGGACGATCACCATGGGCGTCCTGTTCGTCCCCGTCCTGGCCTTTCGCGCCCATGCCGTGCGCGCCGTCGCCCGCTTCTGGCTCAAGGGCTTCGTTCTTGGCGCCCGCGTGCTGCTGGGGCTCAAGCTCGAGATTCGCGGCCGCGAGAACCTGCCGACCGGTCCGGCCATCATCGCCTCCAAGCACCAAAGCGCCTTCGAGACCTTCGTCTTCCATCAGCTGGTCGAGGATCCGATCTATGTTCTGAAAAAAGAACTGGTCACCATCCCCTTCGTCGGCTGGTACATGGCGCGCTCGGGGCAGGTCTCGGTCGACCGCAAGGCCGGCGCCGGGGCGATGAAGGCGATGATCCGCGATGTCCGCACCGCCCTGAACAAAGGGGGAACGATCATCATCTTCCCCGAAGGCACCCGCACCCTGCCCGGCGACTGCCCGCCCTATCAGCCCGGCGTGGCCGCCCTTTACACCCAGATGGGCGTTCCCGTGGTCCCCGTCGCCCTCAACTCCGGGCTGTTCTGGTCGCGCAACAGCTTCATGAAGCGCTCAGGCACGGTGGTTCTTGAAATTCTGCCGCCGATCCCGCCCGGTCTTGACCGCAAGGTCTTCATGACCCAGCTACGCGAGCGCATCGAAACCGCCAGCGCCGCCCTGGCCGGTTTGCCGGCGCCGTCGCTGACCCTGGCGGCCCCGGCGGACCCGGCCCCGTCCCTGGGCGCCTGA